One region of Channa argus isolate prfri chromosome 20, Channa argus male v1.0, whole genome shotgun sequence genomic DNA includes:
- the rgs9b gene encoding regulator of G-protein signaling 9b isoform X1: MTIRNTLLDYGQRYRPRMACLKKAEKVLLEMQDPKTGVKSQLQRLVITTIPHAITGEDIIAWLADRFQVDTQEARNFGSMLVSLGYIYPLQDHKRLVIKPDASLYRFQTPYFWPTQQWPVEDTDYAIYLAKRNIRKKGILELYEQEQYNHLHKWMNHKWDFIVMQAKEQYRAAKERKKPDRVVFDCQERAYWVVHRPPPGTVSAMNYGLDRRIDPNADEAKTPAFYERIMIFTQQSIMRPRVKSSVSIGALVKYCATYTSHDPFLSKCLPSNPWLTDDVTYWTLNLPNVEIPTKMRVERWTFSFGELLSDPRGRDDFRLFLKKEFSGENLAFWEGCEDLKWGTAATMREKAEQIYKTFLARGAPRWINIDGKTMEITVNGLKHPHRYVLDAAQTHIYMLMKKDSYGRYLKSPVFKETLKKAICPERHKFTDAQLEQNAKNRRPSISPIILRQQELEQRAKMAASAPVDITQVMSKLSKQGKELCRFTTPVPHLAVYSGIMDSPTANASPSLPFLAHTPVCPSPISVALDSTSASERRMEASEAEGVGNAEARAPAAGNVSRSRMALSLRRLLKRGCTPSAVFASLSPKCHSAAGTSSRIQPISPDQPSQAPPRRIGNFFQIKVDIPPECRIYPIESEDEEEENRAASRGGVGAKEIICPWESLTPQNGTD; the protein is encoded by the exons GCAGAGAAGGTGCTGCTGGAGATGCAGGACCCAAAAACAGGAGTTAAGTCACAGCTTCAGAGACTGGTCATCACAACGATACCACATGCTATTACTG GTGAAGACATAATTGCATGGTTAGCAGACAGATTTCAAGTAGACACACAAG aAGCGAGGAACTTTGGCTCAATGCTTGTGTCGTTAGGATACATCTACCCTCTACAAGACCACAAACGCTTAGTGATCAAACCAGATGCATCCCTCTATCGCTTTcag ACACCGTACTTCTGGCCCACACAGCAGTGGCCTGTTGAGGATACAGATTATG CAATTTACCTCGCGAAAAGAAACATACGTAAGAAAGGAATCCTGGAGCTGTACGAGCAG gAGCAGTATAACCATCTTCACAAGTGGATGAATCATAAATGGGATTTTATAGTTATGCAAGCTAAAGAACAATACAG GGCTgccaaagagaggaagaaaccAGACCGTGTTGTGTTTGACTGCCAGGAAAGAGCCTACTGGGTGGTTCACAGACCTCCA ccaggGACTGTGAGTGCCATGAACTATGGACTGGATCGACGAATAGATCCAAATGCAGATGAG GCAAAAACACCTGCCTTTTATGAGAGAATT ATGATCTTTACCCAGCAGTCCATCATGAGACCCAGAGTGAAGTCATCTGTGTCCATTGGAGC ATTGGTGAAATATTGTGCCACATACACCAGCCACGACCCTTTCCTGTCCAAGTGTCTTCCCAGCAACCCCTGGCTGACGGATGATGTCACATACTGGACTTTGAACCTGCCCAA TGTGGAAATTCCAACAAAAATGCGTGTGGAGAGGTGGACGTTCAGCTTTGGAGAGCTGCTCTCGGACCCTCGAGGCCGAGATGATTTCAGGCTGTTCCTGAAGAAAGAATTCAGCG GTGAGAACTTGGCCTTCTGGGAGGGTTGTGAGGATCTGAAGTGGGGCACTGCCGCAACGATGAGAGAGAAAGCGGAGCAGATCTACAA GACATTTCTAGCACGTGGTGCACCACGATGGATCAACATTGATGGAAAGACGATGGAAATCACAGTGAACGGCTTGAAACACCCACACAGATACGTCCTGGACGCAGCCCAAACTCATATTTACATGCTCATGAAGAAG GACTCGTACGGCCGTTACCTTAAATCTCCGGTTTTTAAGGAAACGTTGAAAAAGGCCATTTGTCCCGAGAGGCACAAGTTCAC TGACGCCCAGTTGGAGCAGAACGCCAAGAACCGGCGGCCCAGCATCAGCCCCATCATCCTTCGGCAGCAGGAGCTGGAGCAGAGGGCCAAGATGGCTGCCAGCGCCCCCGTTGACATCACACAGGTCATGAGCAAACTCAGCAAGCAGGGCAAGGAG CTGTGCCGCTTCACCACTCCCGTCCCTCACCTTGCTGTCTACTCTGGCATCATGGACTCCCCCACAGCGAATGCCTCGCCCTCTCTCCCCTTCCTGGCCCACACCCCGGTCTGTCCTTCCCCCATCAGCGTGGCGTTAGATAGCACCTCTGCCTCTGAGCGACGCATGGAAGCCAGCGAAGCAGAAGGCGTGGGGAACGCCGAGGCTCGAGCACCTGCGGCTGGAAATGTGTCTAGGTCTCGCATGGCTCTTTCACTTCGTCGCCTACTGAAGCGAGGCTGCACCCCGTCTGCCGTGTTTGCCAGCCTGTCACCTAAATGCCACTCAGCTGCTGGTACGAGTAGTCGCATTCAGCCTATCAGCCCAGATCAACCCAGCCAGGCTCCACCCAGACGGATTGGCAA TTTTTTCCAGATTAAAGTGGATATTCCTCCAGAGTGCCGGATCTACCCCATAGAGTctgaggacgaggaggaggagaacagaGCTGCCTCTCGCGGAGGAGTGGGAGCCAAAGAGATCATCTGCCCCTGGGAGAGTCTCACTCCACAGAACGGGACAGACTAA
- the rgs9b gene encoding regulator of G-protein signaling 9b isoform X2, with product MTIRNTLLDYGQRYRPRMACLKKAEKVLLEMQDPKTGVKSQLQRLVITTIPHAITGEDIIAWLADRFQVDTQEARNFGSMLVSLGYIYPLQDHKRLVIKPDASLYRFQTPYFWPTQQWPVEDTDYAIYLAKRNIRKKGILELYEQEQYNHLHKWMNHKWDFIVMQAKEQYRAAKERKKPDRVVFDCQERAYWVVHRPPPGTVSAMNYGLDRRIDPNADEAKTPAFYERIMIFTQQSIMRPRVKSSVSIGALVKYCATYTSHDPFLSKCLPSNPWLTDDVTYWTLNLPNVEIPTKMRVERWTFSFGELLSDPRGRDDFRLFLKKEFSGENLAFWEGCEDLKWGTAATMREKAEQIYKTFLARGAPRWINIDGKTMEITVNGLKHPHRYVLDAAQTHIYMLMKKDSYGRYLKSPVFKETLKKAICPERHKFTDAQLEQNAKNRRPSISPIILRQQELEQRAKMAASAPVDITQLCRFTTPVPHLAVYSGIMDSPTANASPSLPFLAHTPVCPSPISVALDSTSASERRMEASEAEGVGNAEARAPAAGNVSRSRMALSLRRLLKRGCTPSAVFASLSPKCHSAAGTSSRIQPISPDQPSQAPPRRIGNFFQIKVDIPPECRIYPIESEDEEEENRAASRGGVGAKEIICPWESLTPQNGTD from the exons GCAGAGAAGGTGCTGCTGGAGATGCAGGACCCAAAAACAGGAGTTAAGTCACAGCTTCAGAGACTGGTCATCACAACGATACCACATGCTATTACTG GTGAAGACATAATTGCATGGTTAGCAGACAGATTTCAAGTAGACACACAAG aAGCGAGGAACTTTGGCTCAATGCTTGTGTCGTTAGGATACATCTACCCTCTACAAGACCACAAACGCTTAGTGATCAAACCAGATGCATCCCTCTATCGCTTTcag ACACCGTACTTCTGGCCCACACAGCAGTGGCCTGTTGAGGATACAGATTATG CAATTTACCTCGCGAAAAGAAACATACGTAAGAAAGGAATCCTGGAGCTGTACGAGCAG gAGCAGTATAACCATCTTCACAAGTGGATGAATCATAAATGGGATTTTATAGTTATGCAAGCTAAAGAACAATACAG GGCTgccaaagagaggaagaaaccAGACCGTGTTGTGTTTGACTGCCAGGAAAGAGCCTACTGGGTGGTTCACAGACCTCCA ccaggGACTGTGAGTGCCATGAACTATGGACTGGATCGACGAATAGATCCAAATGCAGATGAG GCAAAAACACCTGCCTTTTATGAGAGAATT ATGATCTTTACCCAGCAGTCCATCATGAGACCCAGAGTGAAGTCATCTGTGTCCATTGGAGC ATTGGTGAAATATTGTGCCACATACACCAGCCACGACCCTTTCCTGTCCAAGTGTCTTCCCAGCAACCCCTGGCTGACGGATGATGTCACATACTGGACTTTGAACCTGCCCAA TGTGGAAATTCCAACAAAAATGCGTGTGGAGAGGTGGACGTTCAGCTTTGGAGAGCTGCTCTCGGACCCTCGAGGCCGAGATGATTTCAGGCTGTTCCTGAAGAAAGAATTCAGCG GTGAGAACTTGGCCTTCTGGGAGGGTTGTGAGGATCTGAAGTGGGGCACTGCCGCAACGATGAGAGAGAAAGCGGAGCAGATCTACAA GACATTTCTAGCACGTGGTGCACCACGATGGATCAACATTGATGGAAAGACGATGGAAATCACAGTGAACGGCTTGAAACACCCACACAGATACGTCCTGGACGCAGCCCAAACTCATATTTACATGCTCATGAAGAAG GACTCGTACGGCCGTTACCTTAAATCTCCGGTTTTTAAGGAAACGTTGAAAAAGGCCATTTGTCCCGAGAGGCACAAGTTCAC TGACGCCCAGTTGGAGCAGAACGCCAAGAACCGGCGGCCCAGCATCAGCCCCATCATCCTTCGGCAGCAGGAGCTGGAGCAGAGGGCCAAGATGGCTGCCAGCGCCCCCGTTGACATCACACAG CTGTGCCGCTTCACCACTCCCGTCCCTCACCTTGCTGTCTACTCTGGCATCATGGACTCCCCCACAGCGAATGCCTCGCCCTCTCTCCCCTTCCTGGCCCACACCCCGGTCTGTCCTTCCCCCATCAGCGTGGCGTTAGATAGCACCTCTGCCTCTGAGCGACGCATGGAAGCCAGCGAAGCAGAAGGCGTGGGGAACGCCGAGGCTCGAGCACCTGCGGCTGGAAATGTGTCTAGGTCTCGCATGGCTCTTTCACTTCGTCGCCTACTGAAGCGAGGCTGCACCCCGTCTGCCGTGTTTGCCAGCCTGTCACCTAAATGCCACTCAGCTGCTGGTACGAGTAGTCGCATTCAGCCTATCAGCCCAGATCAACCCAGCCAGGCTCCACCCAGACGGATTGGCAA TTTTTTCCAGATTAAAGTGGATATTCCTCCAGAGTGCCGGATCTACCCCATAGAGTctgaggacgaggaggaggagaacagaGCTGCCTCTCGCGGAGGAGTGGGAGCCAAAGAGATCATCTGCCCCTGGGAGAGTCTCACTCCACAGAACGGGACAGACTAA